In the Oryza glaberrima chromosome 6, OglaRS2, whole genome shotgun sequence genome, one interval contains:
- the LOC127775711 gene encoding LOW QUALITY PROTEIN: F-box only protein 7-like (The sequence of the model RefSeq protein was modified relative to this genomic sequence to represent the inferred CDS: substituted 1 base at 1 genomic stop codon) — MDMLLEILRLLECPDVMRCAAVCTAWRAAYRDLRRRGIAASRQTPCLIYRSAAAGLNAIGMYSLSDQRPYTIPIPDPISEQHWFGSSNGWLITADCRSDIILLNPITGRRIALPPATTMQHVTLVLNEEGFLTSTSXCCLQIRLDCIAMLIHQPYDQLSFAEVGGNSWNWLAVDYTFVDCIYHDGWFYAVTSMGVIHAFNLHGPSVVHKTIFPRIQDNNMHQEYIVQAPWGGLLRIYRTVDILAKEQRHNQVVRTLGFRVYRVSLDEQKLVRMTGIGEHALFVGHNASVCLSVKDHPTLMPNHVYFTDDDFETVFSFKSSRRDVGVCNIENNTVTKVVYPELWIYSLPPIWFTPSLIG; from the exons ATGGACATGTTGTTGGAGATTCTGCGGCTGCTCGAGTGCCCAGATGTGATGCGCTGTGCCGCCGTTTGCACGGCCTGGCGCGCGGCGTACCGCGACTTGCGTCGCCGTGGCATTGCAGCCAGCCGCCAGACCCCCTGCTTAATCTATAGATCGGCAGCTGCTGGCCTGAACGCCATTGGCATGTACAGCCTTTCTGACCAGAGGCCCTACACGATCCCCATCCCTGACCCCATCAGCGAGCAGCACTGGTTCGGCTCCTCCAACGGTTGGCTGATAACAGCTGACTGCCGGTCTGACATCATACTGCTCAACCCCATCACCGGCCGCCGGATCGCTCTTCCTCCGGCGACCACCATGCAGCATGTCACGCTGGTCCTGAACGAGGAGGGATTCTTGACAAGTACGAG TTAGTGTTGTCTTCAGATCCGTCTTGACTGCATCGCCATGCTCATCCATCAGCCATATGATCAGCTCTCTTTTGCCGAGGTCGGAGGCAATAGTTGGAATTGGCTCGCAGTCGATTATACTTTCGTTGACTGTATCTACCATGACGGATGGTTCTACGCGGTAACTTCCATGGGAGTAATTCATGCCTTCAATCTTCATGGGCCTTCCGTTGTGCACAAAACAATCTTTCCGAGGATCCAAGACAATAATATGCACCAGGAATACATCGTTCAGGCTCCATGGGGGGGCCTTCTTCGGATCTACAGAACAGTAGACATCCTTGCAAAAGAGCAACGACACAACCAAGTAGTTCGTACATTGGGGTTCAGAGTGTACAGGGTCAGTTTGGATGAGCAGAAGCTTGTGAGGATGACAGGAATTGGTGAACACGCTCTCTTTGTTGGGCACAATGCTTCGGTTTGCCTTTCTGTTAAGGACCATCCCACTTTGATGCCGAATCATGTCTACTTCACTGATGACGATTTTGAAAcagttttttctttcaaaagttCTCGTCGTGATGTAGGAGTGTGCAACATAGAGAATAACACTGTCACAAAAGTGGTATATCCTGAACTTTGGATATATTCA